The Cylindrospermum stagnale PCC 7417 genome segment ATAGCCCCAAAATTTTTGGCTAAACAACCAGATAAAAACTAAATACATAGCAGTCCTAAATCATTTAGGAAAATCTCTATTTCCTTTCTGATCTCTGCATTCTCTGTGCTTGCAGCGTCAGACTACAAATCTGTTTACGTGCTGTCGCGCTCTCTTTGCCAACATAAATCAGAGAGAACTGCTATATCTGAAGTCTATCTAGCTGTCGTTCAGCAAGAGCAAATCTTATGGTATTAATTAAATTCGGGGTGAACATACAGCCCACCCTACTCAATGCCGCCAGCGTTGCATCCACCTGTAAACCGCTATTAATTTAAGAGCGATTTTCTAAGGGGTTAGCAATATATTTAAATGTTGGCTCAGAATTCCAAGGGCCACGCTCATCTTTACCATTTCCGTTGGTAGATAGGTTGTAGTAAAGTGCAACAGTTTCGTCAGGTTGAACATTGCCAAAGAAGGGATCAGTCAACTTACCCAACGAATCTAGAGCCTTCATAAACATCTGAGTATGAGAAATCTCTCGCGTTAATAAATGAACCAAAGTCTCTTTAGTTCCCTCATCTGAGGCTAGCTTAATCAACGCTTCATAAGTTTGACGAGCGCCAGCTTCTGCCGCTAGATTAGCACGTAAATCACGCACTACATCTCCACCTTCATTCAGGTAATTTGCAGTCCAAGCATTACCTTGACTATCAAGAAAATGGGGGCCAATACCGCGAACAGCAAAGAGAGTACTTTTGTAAGCCTCTGTTTGGTCGGTATTTTTGGTATGAGCTTCGATGAGCTTACCCACCATCTCTAAATGCCCAAATTCCTCGATAGCAATATCTTGAAGCATATCGCGAATTCCTGCATTCTCGACATGAAACGATTGCACCCAGTATTGCAGAGCCGCTGATAGCTCTCCAGTCGCTCCACCAAACTGCTCTAGAAGTAACTGAGCAAAACGGGGGTTTGCTTCACTAACTTTGACTGAATGAATCGGTTCTTTTTTGTGAAAAAACATACCCTTAGTTTTCCTCACTAGATGATTTGACACGAGATTTTTTTGCGAATGTCTGCAAGACTTAGTACAATTTTTCATAAACTCTGAGATTTATTTGTAGTTGCGTTTGGGATAAGACAGCGCAACTACAAGTTATAAATCTCGTTTTATAGCGATAGGAGTCTATGAAATCTTGCACTTAGCAAATAAATCCATCTTCTAATAGCTAGAG includes the following:
- a CDS encoding manganese catalase family protein, whose product is MFFHKKEPIHSVKVSEANPRFAQLLLEQFGGATGELSAALQYWVQSFHVENAGIRDMLQDIAIEEFGHLEMVGKLIEAHTKNTDQTEAYKSTLFAVRGIGPHFLDSQGNAWTANYLNEGGDVVRDLRANLAAEAGARQTYEALIKLASDEGTKETLVHLLTREISHTQMFMKALDSLGKLTDPFFGNVQPDETVALYYNLSTNGNGKDERGPWNSEPTFKYIANPLENRS